From Dreissena polymorpha isolate Duluth1 chromosome 15, UMN_Dpol_1.0, whole genome shotgun sequence, a single genomic window includes:
- the LOC127859814 gene encoding uncharacterized protein LOC127859814, with translation MRTDSDQADKDYTRGTEEILRCLIEHYDKTLRHLPTSPLNDWIQARLDDVYIPPCMLLMEKYKGSFKKTNTHVTEYKAVLNNQTFIQGEAGSGKTSFLAKLVMDWCSITKTQQTSEPLMAKETHYAAPETRTRNSTFFDDLTTLKGYQFVFYITLRNSVKQLEVLEMIKEQIIDEIYSSKEDRERAYRLVNDIIKNERCLVLLDGLDEWKRPGDRQHLPTLVAIYTQCDLVITTRPWKLAEAKIPDSKIKTLLLLEGVHEPFDVSLRILRCRNDCTNSNGVDNKHSEFEAYVLRNNLRDLLASPMLITLIVQTWAEGTELKGKRCQIYSILLESLFKKANSEEDHFYETPFQCFKGTQYIKPNIEHLNRFSEAAFHLLFSEERENYLVFGIEQLKQYKLNERKDFAMRAGILSAARKASTLRSSSSFSFVHKSVQEFLAAYYIACYSHVIDEVISVYLINHENSYLDISEVLIFLCGLDISAANKLSILMNKAACECLVSLERFQDIILKGYMEAVANEYDDVRLELSHFFIDSQNIKDLHNIWARNIPTVRCVTLELEDDCIDCYTELESECIKNYTKLESDYIESDTELEDDCIERKTELERDCIEIPTEVEDDCTESPTQDMQSSIASSKIASRIEFDLTSCDKLKEIYINGESFEVLIKDSISLNASTFPNWIVLHCEDSSPVLSCLTRIELKRVTVCSTWMQKLFNTQLTLDHEVNFKLHECIIIPSVGDELSPFSDASITTCVNNTFDICDLSGECPGLWETLFDLNIKTLSLFTDSMWRVNYTSSLSQSLLSLKQLETLSIHVDAIPHDLWSVLYSLSLKRVAVSLSGEFKGLIIGHADMLSQLNFPAHVFDSIYIDVTSHPDLLAAMHGLNITSLSLFCSGESLTANQTALLLTMLKSLKKLYQVSIDVKNDSRGLWEALHGIHIQCLNIGLQCRCFKVNHVASLLTSLSSLEQLEMIRLYVINDIDVVSEILHSLKIKSLSLVQKSSIYFGRLDCSFIFHAPNSLNERSIIITLYFDFDKLEVTLQSLFQLFSSLEVLCFMEVFPVS, from the exons AAATTCTCAGATGTTTGATTGAACATTACGATAAAACACTGCGTCACTTGCCAACCTCGCCATTAAACGACTGGATTCAAGCACGTTTAGACGATGTTTATATTCCTCCTTGCATGCTACTGATGGAAAAATACAAAGGGTCATTCAAAAAAACGAATACACACGTTACAGAATACAAAGCTGTGTTAAATAACCAGACTTTTATTCAAGGTGAGGCAGGGTCGGGTAAGACCTCTTTCCTTGCAAAATTAGTCATGGATTGGTGtagtattacaaaaacacaacaaacaagCGAACCGTTGATGGCGAAAGAAACTCATTATGCTGCTCCTGAAACGCGAACGAGAAACTCAAccttttttgacgatttaacgaCTTTAAAAGGTTACCAGTTTGTCTTCTACATCACGCTGAGGAATTCTGTTAAGCAACTTGAAGTTTTAGAGATGATAAAAGAACAGATAATTGACGAGATATACTCATCAAAGGAAGATCGTGAGAGAGCATATCGACTAGTGaatgatataataaaaaatgaacgTTGCTTGGTCCTACTTGATGGTCTAGATGAGTGGAAACGTCCTGGAGATCGCCAACACCTACCGACATTGGTAGCAATTTACACCCAGTGTGATCTAGTAATTACGACTCGACCTTGGAAGTTGGCTGAAGCGAAAATCCCTGActcaaagataaaaacattactgCTTCTTGAAGGAGTACATGAACCTTTTGATGTGAGCCTAAGAATCTTGCGTTGTAGGAACGATTGCACAAATAGCAATGGTGTGGACAATAAACATTCTGAATTTGAAGcatatgttttaagaaataaCCTTCGTGACTTACTAGCCTCCCCGATGTTGATTACTTTAATTGTACAAACATGGGCAGAAGGGACAGAACTCAAGGGCAAAAGGTGTCAAATATACAGTATTTTACTCGAAAGTCTTTTTAAAAAGGCTAACAGTGAAGAAGACCATTTTTATGAAACACCTTTCCAATGCTTTAAAGGGACGCAATACATAAAGCCTAACATCGAACACTTAAATCGTTTTTCTGAAGCGgcatttcatttattgttttcaGAAGAAAGGGAAAATTATCTTGTATTTGGCATAGAgcaattaaaacaatacaagttAAATGAACGAAAAGACTTTGCAATGAGAGCAGGCATTTTATCAGCAGCACGAAAGGCATCTACATTGAGATCATCTTCGTCATTTTCTTTCGTCCATAAAAGCGTACAAGAATTCCTAGCTGCCTATTATATCGCCTGCTACAGTCATGTCATTGATGAAGTCATTTCCGTATATCTGATAAACCACGAGAATTCCTATCTGGATATATCTGAAGTTCTGATATTTTTATGTGGACTCGATATATCAGCAGCGAATAAACTATCGATTTTGATGAATAAGGCTGCTTGTGAATGCCTCGTTTCTCTCGAACGTtttcaagatatcattttgaAAGGTTACATGGAGGCGGTGGCCAACGAGTACGATGACGTACGTCTTGAACTCAGTCACTTTTTCATTGATAGCCAGAATATTAAAGACTTACATAATATCTGGGCGAGAAACATCCCTACTGTTAGGTGTGTTACATTGGAGCTTGAAGATGATTGCATAGATTGTTATACAGAGCTTGAGAGTGAGTGCATCAAGAATTATACAAAGCTTGAAAGTGATTACATCGAGAGTGATACAGAGCTTGAAGATGATTGCATCGAGAGAAAAACAGAGCTTGAAAGGGATTGCATCGAAATTCCTACAGAGGTTGAAGATGATTGCACCGAGAGTCCAACCCAAGACATGCAGAGTTCTATCGCAAGTAGCAAGATAGCATCTCGAATTGAGTTTGATCTAACGTCGTGCGATAAACTGAAAGAAATATACATCAATGGTGAATCATTTGAGGTTTTAATCAAAG ACTCTATCAGTTTGAACGCATCAACATTTCCGAACTGGATTGTTCTGCATTGTGAAGACTCTTCACCAGTGCTGTCCTGTTTAACACGCATTGAATTGAAACGTGTCACAGTGTGCTCTACATGGatgcaaaaactattcaataCGCAGTTAACACTTGATCACGAGGTAAATTTTAAGCTGCACGAGTGTATAATAATACCATCCGTAGGCGACGAACTCAGCCCATTTAGTGACGCATCAATAACGACATGCGTAAACAATACGTTTGACATTTGCGATCTTTCAGGCGAGTGTCCTGGTTTGTGGGAAACACTATTTGATCTGAATATTAAGACTCTGAGTCTTTTTACTGATTCAATGTGGAGAGTGAATTACACATCATCTTTGTCACAATCTCTGTTATCGCTCAAACAGCTGGAAACGCTAAGTATTCACGTAGATGCAATCCCACACGATCTGTGGTCGGTTCTTTACAGTTTGAGTTTGAAGCGTGTGGCTGTAAGTCTGAGTGGTGAATTTAAAGGTCTGATAATTGGTCATGCTGATATGTTGTCGCAGCTGAATTTTCCTGCCCATGTGTTTGACTCGATTTATATAGACGTGACTTCCCATCCGGATCTGTTAGCGGCTATGCATGGCCTGAATATTACGAGTCTCAGTCTTTTTTGCAGCGGGGAAAGTTTGACAGCGAATCAGACAGCACTGTTGTTGACGATGCTCAAGTCTCTCAAGAAACTTTACCAAGTAAGTATAGACGTGAAAAACGACAGTCGCGGGCTGTGGGAGGCTTTGCACGGGATACATATACAGTGCCTTAATATAGGACTGCAATGCCGATGTTTTAAAGTGAATCATGTTGCGTCTTTGTTGACGTCGCTTTCGTCGCTCGAACAACTTGAGATGATAAGGTTGTACGTAATAAATGACATAGATGTTGTGTCGGAGATCCTACATAGTCTAAAAATCAAAAGTCTATCACTTGTACAAAAGAGTTCGATATATTTCGGACGTTTGGattgttcatttatttttcacGCCCCAAACAGTCTGAATGAAAGGAGTATCATTATAACATTGTATTTTGATTTTGACAAGTTGGAAGTGACTCTACAATCTTTGTTTCAATTATTTTCGTCTCTCGAAGTCTTATGTTTTATGGAAGTCTTTCCGGTGTCTTAA